A region from the Chelmon rostratus isolate fCheRos1 chromosome 6, fCheRos1.pri, whole genome shotgun sequence genome encodes:
- the otud7a gene encoding OTU domain-containing protein 7A isoform X1, protein MTLDMDAVLSDFVRSTGAEPGLARDLLEGKNWDLSAALNDYEELRQVHTANLPQVFNEGRYYKQPEARDTPTHVSKIDRPCAQKQEDNAQEKRLSRGISHASSAIVSLARLQVANECTSEQFPLEMPIYTFQLPDLSVYSEDFRSFIERDLIEQSTMMALEQAGRLNWWSTMCTSCKKLLPLATTGDGNCLLHAASLGMWGFHDRDLMLRKSLYTMMKSGAERDALKRRWRWQQTQQNKESGLVYTEEEWEREWNELLKLASSEPRTHLSKNGNTSGGYTQDSQRATQIQVDEVRLRRHMISRNVYRFGCSLHRVDNSEDPVYESLEEFHVFVLAHVLRRPIVVVADTMLRDSGGEAFAPIPFGGLYLPLEVPPSRCHCSPLVLAYDQAHFSALVSMEQRDQQREQAVIPLTDSEHKLLALHFAVDPGRDWEWGRDDNDNTKLANLILSLEAKLNLLHNYMNVTWIRIPSETRAPLAQPESPTASAGEDVQSLAESMDSDRESVGSNSNVNSSKPSKEKDKDKQRKDKDKSRADSVANKLGSFSKTLGIKLKKNMGGLGGLVHGKMNKSNSGSGRSGENGGEKAKKKESKATKGSKEESGQSASSTSSEKATSPSPTDRDRPSSSSPTERQDSAGRVSGDKTLENWKYSTDVKLSLNILRAAMQGERKFIFAGLLLTSHRHQFHEEMISYYLTNAQERFSQEQEQKRKEAEKKPPAASEVAAKKPEHESVFQRERSDSSPPESCSPVLPHHTHTYNHNSQPPLGLKMQGRNSPTPAAPLVSVPVPPLTPPTASHHVSHPAPAPAPYSSPSIGAKRPGPVPVSAHYSHTPPIQRHSVIHLQDVNMQSSIFQDDPYKPMVGTLKTCATYPQQNRTLSSQSYSPARLSGVRTVNTIETLSYNMPGEHKSHTYTNGFDAGDIQDCLEFADEDNSSHTWLNQDKTKGRSSGSPLYCFQQRRCKRENCSFYGRPETDNYCSYCYREELKRRERESKVQRPA, encoded by the exons ATGACTCTGGACATGGACGCGGTCCTGTCAGACTTTGTTCGGTCCACGGGGGCAGAACCAGGTCTGGCAAGAGACCTGCTGGAAG GTAAAAACTGGGACCTCAGTGCTGCTCTAAATGATTACGAGGAGCTCAGGCAGGTCCACACTGCCAACCTGCCGCAGGTCTTCAACGAGGGCCGCTACTACAAGCAGCCAGAGGCACGTGACACGCCCACCCATGTCAGCAAGATCGACAGGCCGTGCGCACAGAAGCAGGAGGACAATGCACAAG AGAAGCGTCTGTCCCGCGGGATCTCCCACGCCAGCTCTGCTATCGTCTCTCTGGCGCGGCTGCAGGTGGCCAACGAGTGTACCAGCGAGCAGTTCCCTCTTGAGATGCCCATCTACACATTCCAGCTGCCGGACCTCAGCGTGTACAGCGAGGATTTCAGGAGCTTCATAGAGAGAGACCTGATAGAGCAGTCCACCATGATGGCTCTGGAGCAGGCTG GTCGTCTGAACTGGTGGTCCACCATGTGCACCAGCTGTAAGAAGCTGCTTCCTCTGGCCACCACAGGGGACGGGAACTGCCTCCTGCATGCTGCCTCTTTAG GGATGTGGGGCTTCCATGACCGAGACCTGATGCTGAGGAAATCCCTGTATACCATGATGAAGAGCGGAGCGGAGAGAGACGCTctgaagaggaggtggaggtggcagCAGACCCAACAGAACAAGGAG tcaGGGTTGGTGTACActgaggaggagtgggagagagagtggAACGAGCTGCTGAAGTTGGCCTCCAGTGAGCCTCGCACTCACCTCAGCAAAAACGGCAACACCAGCGGAGG gtACACGCAAG ATAGCCAGAGGGCAACACAGATCCAAGTGGATGAGGTCAGATTACGCAGGCACATGATCAGCAGGAACGTTTACCGTTTTGGCTGCTCTTTGCATCG GGTGGATAACTCCGAGGATCCGGTCTATGAGAGTCTAGAGGAgttccatgtgtttgtgctggctCATGTGTTGCGCAGGCCAATTGTAGTGGTGGCTGACACGATGCTCAGAGACTCAGGAGGAGAAG CATTTGCTCCAATCCCGTTTGGTGGGCTCTATCTGCCTCTGGAGGTGCCCCCGAGCCGCTGTCACTGCTCGCCCCTGGTCCTGGCCTACGATCAGGCTCACTTCTCCGCGCTGGTGTCCATGGAGCAGAGAGACCAGCAGCGAGAGCAAG CTGTTATCCCTCTGACCGACTCGGAGCACAAGCTGCTAGCGCTCCATTTTGCCGTGGACCCTGGCAGGGACTGGGAGTGGGGGAGGGACGACAACGATAATACCAAGCTAGCCAA TCTCATCTTGTCTCTGGAGGCCAAACTCAACCTGCTGCACAACTACATGAATGTAACGTGGATCCGAATTCCATCTGAAACAAgg GCTCCCTTGGCTCAGCCAGAGTCTCCCACAGCCTCTGCAGGTGAGGATGTCCAGTCTCTAGCTGAGTCCATGGACTCTGACCGCGAGTCTGTCGGCAGCAACTCGAACGTCAACAGCAGCAAGCCCAGCAAGGAgaaggacaaagacaagcagcgcaaggacaaagacaagagCAGGGCTGATTCTGTAGCCAACAAACTAGGTAGCTTCAGCAAAACCTTGGGAATCAAGTTGAAGAAGAACATGGGAGGTCTGGGCGGCCTTGTGCACggcaaaatgaacaaatctaACTCTGGCTCAGGTCGCAGTGGGGAGAATGGAGGGGAGAAGGCAAAGAAGAAGGAGTCTAAGGCAACCAAGGGAAGCAAGGAGGAGTCGGGCCAGTCAGCCAGCTCCACCTCTTCTGAGAAGGCCACTAGTCCCTCCcctacagacagagacagaccctCCAGCTCCTCCCCCACCGAGAGACAGGACAGTGCAGGGAGAGTCTCAGGGGACAAAACCCTGGAGAACTGGAAATACAGCACCGATGTCAAGCTCAGCCTCAACATCCTCCGGGCTGCCATGCAGGGGGAACGCAAGTTCATTTTCGCAGGCCTCTTGCTCACCAGCCATCGGCACCAGTTCCACGAGGAGATGATCAGCTACTACCTGACCAACGCCCAGGAGCGCTTCAGccaggagcaggagcagaagaggaaggaggcCGAGAAGAAGCCCCCCGCCGCCAGCGAGGTGGCCGCGAAGAAGCCCGAGCATGAGAGTGTCTTCCAGAGGGAGAGATCGGACAGCTCGCCTCCGGAGAGCTGCTCTCCCGTCCTGCCCCATCACACCCACACCTACAACCACAACTCGCAACCCCCGCTGGGTCTCAAGATGCAGGGCAGGAACAGTCCCACTCCCGCAGCCCCTCTTGTCTCTGTCCCAGTCCCTCCTCTCACCCCGCCTACAGCCTCCCACCACGTCTCCCACCCAGCCCCAGCCCCTGCGCCTTACTCTTCCCCCAGTATTGGTGCTAAGAGACCTGGGCCCGTTCCTGTGTCCGCCCACTACAGCCATACACCGCCCATCCAGAGGCACAGCGTGATCCACTTACAAGATGTCAACATGCAATCCTCCATCTTCCAAGATGACCCCTATAAGCCCATGGTGGGCACCCTAAAGACATGCGCCACCTACCCCCAGCAGAACCGCACACTCTCATCCCAGAGTTACAGCCCCGCTCGCCTGTCAGGGGTCCGCACTGTTAACACCATAGAGACCCTCTCCTACAACATGCCCGGCGAACACAAGTCCCACACCTACACCAATGGATTCGACGCGGGAGACATTCAGGACTGCCTGGAGTTTGCTGATGAGGACAACTCGTCTCACACCTGGCTCAACCAAGACAAAACCAAAGGGCGGAGCTCTGGAAGCCCTTTGTACTGCTTTCAGCAGCGCCGCTGCAAGAGGGAGAACTGCTCCTTCTACGGCAGGCCAGAGACAGACAACTACTGCTCCTACTGCtacagagaggagctgaagcgcagggagagagagagcaaagtgCAGAGGCCTGCATAG
- the otud7a gene encoding OTU domain-containing protein 7A isoform X2 gives MTLDMDAVLSDFVRSTGAEPGLARDLLEGKNWDLSAALNDYEELRQVHTANLPQVFNEGRYYKQPEARDTPTHVSKIDRPCAQKQEDNAQEKRLSRGISHASSAIVSLARLQVANECTSEQFPLEMPIYTFQLPDLSVYSEDFRSFIERDLIEQSTMMALEQAGRLNWWSTMCTSCKKLLPLATTGDGNCLLHAASLGMWGFHDRDLMLRKSLYTMMKSGAERDALKRRWRWQQTQQNKESGLVYTEEEWEREWNELLKLASSEPRTHLSKNGNTSGGQRATQIQVDEVRLRRHMISRNVYRFGCSLHRVDNSEDPVYESLEEFHVFVLAHVLRRPIVVVADTMLRDSGGEAFAPIPFGGLYLPLEVPPSRCHCSPLVLAYDQAHFSALVSMEQRDQQREQAVIPLTDSEHKLLALHFAVDPGRDWEWGRDDNDNTKLANLILSLEAKLNLLHNYMNVTWIRIPSETRAPLAQPESPTASAGEDVQSLAESMDSDRESVGSNSNVNSSKPSKEKDKDKQRKDKDKSRADSVANKLGSFSKTLGIKLKKNMGGLGGLVHGKMNKSNSGSGRSGENGGEKAKKKESKATKGSKEESGQSASSTSSEKATSPSPTDRDRPSSSSPTERQDSAGRVSGDKTLENWKYSTDVKLSLNILRAAMQGERKFIFAGLLLTSHRHQFHEEMISYYLTNAQERFSQEQEQKRKEAEKKPPAASEVAAKKPEHESVFQRERSDSSPPESCSPVLPHHTHTYNHNSQPPLGLKMQGRNSPTPAAPLVSVPVPPLTPPTASHHVSHPAPAPAPYSSPSIGAKRPGPVPVSAHYSHTPPIQRHSVIHLQDVNMQSSIFQDDPYKPMVGTLKTCATYPQQNRTLSSQSYSPARLSGVRTVNTIETLSYNMPGEHKSHTYTNGFDAGDIQDCLEFADEDNSSHTWLNQDKTKGRSSGSPLYCFQQRRCKRENCSFYGRPETDNYCSYCYREELKRRERESKVQRPA, from the exons ATGACTCTGGACATGGACGCGGTCCTGTCAGACTTTGTTCGGTCCACGGGGGCAGAACCAGGTCTGGCAAGAGACCTGCTGGAAG GTAAAAACTGGGACCTCAGTGCTGCTCTAAATGATTACGAGGAGCTCAGGCAGGTCCACACTGCCAACCTGCCGCAGGTCTTCAACGAGGGCCGCTACTACAAGCAGCCAGAGGCACGTGACACGCCCACCCATGTCAGCAAGATCGACAGGCCGTGCGCACAGAAGCAGGAGGACAATGCACAAG AGAAGCGTCTGTCCCGCGGGATCTCCCACGCCAGCTCTGCTATCGTCTCTCTGGCGCGGCTGCAGGTGGCCAACGAGTGTACCAGCGAGCAGTTCCCTCTTGAGATGCCCATCTACACATTCCAGCTGCCGGACCTCAGCGTGTACAGCGAGGATTTCAGGAGCTTCATAGAGAGAGACCTGATAGAGCAGTCCACCATGATGGCTCTGGAGCAGGCTG GTCGTCTGAACTGGTGGTCCACCATGTGCACCAGCTGTAAGAAGCTGCTTCCTCTGGCCACCACAGGGGACGGGAACTGCCTCCTGCATGCTGCCTCTTTAG GGATGTGGGGCTTCCATGACCGAGACCTGATGCTGAGGAAATCCCTGTATACCATGATGAAGAGCGGAGCGGAGAGAGACGCTctgaagaggaggtggaggtggcagCAGACCCAACAGAACAAGGAG tcaGGGTTGGTGTACActgaggaggagtgggagagagagtggAACGAGCTGCTGAAGTTGGCCTCCAGTGAGCCTCGCACTCACCTCAGCAAAAACGGCAACACCAGCGGAGG CCAGAGGGCAACACAGATCCAAGTGGATGAGGTCAGATTACGCAGGCACATGATCAGCAGGAACGTTTACCGTTTTGGCTGCTCTTTGCATCG GGTGGATAACTCCGAGGATCCGGTCTATGAGAGTCTAGAGGAgttccatgtgtttgtgctggctCATGTGTTGCGCAGGCCAATTGTAGTGGTGGCTGACACGATGCTCAGAGACTCAGGAGGAGAAG CATTTGCTCCAATCCCGTTTGGTGGGCTCTATCTGCCTCTGGAGGTGCCCCCGAGCCGCTGTCACTGCTCGCCCCTGGTCCTGGCCTACGATCAGGCTCACTTCTCCGCGCTGGTGTCCATGGAGCAGAGAGACCAGCAGCGAGAGCAAG CTGTTATCCCTCTGACCGACTCGGAGCACAAGCTGCTAGCGCTCCATTTTGCCGTGGACCCTGGCAGGGACTGGGAGTGGGGGAGGGACGACAACGATAATACCAAGCTAGCCAA TCTCATCTTGTCTCTGGAGGCCAAACTCAACCTGCTGCACAACTACATGAATGTAACGTGGATCCGAATTCCATCTGAAACAAgg GCTCCCTTGGCTCAGCCAGAGTCTCCCACAGCCTCTGCAGGTGAGGATGTCCAGTCTCTAGCTGAGTCCATGGACTCTGACCGCGAGTCTGTCGGCAGCAACTCGAACGTCAACAGCAGCAAGCCCAGCAAGGAgaaggacaaagacaagcagcgcaaggacaaagacaagagCAGGGCTGATTCTGTAGCCAACAAACTAGGTAGCTTCAGCAAAACCTTGGGAATCAAGTTGAAGAAGAACATGGGAGGTCTGGGCGGCCTTGTGCACggcaaaatgaacaaatctaACTCTGGCTCAGGTCGCAGTGGGGAGAATGGAGGGGAGAAGGCAAAGAAGAAGGAGTCTAAGGCAACCAAGGGAAGCAAGGAGGAGTCGGGCCAGTCAGCCAGCTCCACCTCTTCTGAGAAGGCCACTAGTCCCTCCcctacagacagagacagaccctCCAGCTCCTCCCCCACCGAGAGACAGGACAGTGCAGGGAGAGTCTCAGGGGACAAAACCCTGGAGAACTGGAAATACAGCACCGATGTCAAGCTCAGCCTCAACATCCTCCGGGCTGCCATGCAGGGGGAACGCAAGTTCATTTTCGCAGGCCTCTTGCTCACCAGCCATCGGCACCAGTTCCACGAGGAGATGATCAGCTACTACCTGACCAACGCCCAGGAGCGCTTCAGccaggagcaggagcagaagaggaaggaggcCGAGAAGAAGCCCCCCGCCGCCAGCGAGGTGGCCGCGAAGAAGCCCGAGCATGAGAGTGTCTTCCAGAGGGAGAGATCGGACAGCTCGCCTCCGGAGAGCTGCTCTCCCGTCCTGCCCCATCACACCCACACCTACAACCACAACTCGCAACCCCCGCTGGGTCTCAAGATGCAGGGCAGGAACAGTCCCACTCCCGCAGCCCCTCTTGTCTCTGTCCCAGTCCCTCCTCTCACCCCGCCTACAGCCTCCCACCACGTCTCCCACCCAGCCCCAGCCCCTGCGCCTTACTCTTCCCCCAGTATTGGTGCTAAGAGACCTGGGCCCGTTCCTGTGTCCGCCCACTACAGCCATACACCGCCCATCCAGAGGCACAGCGTGATCCACTTACAAGATGTCAACATGCAATCCTCCATCTTCCAAGATGACCCCTATAAGCCCATGGTGGGCACCCTAAAGACATGCGCCACCTACCCCCAGCAGAACCGCACACTCTCATCCCAGAGTTACAGCCCCGCTCGCCTGTCAGGGGTCCGCACTGTTAACACCATAGAGACCCTCTCCTACAACATGCCCGGCGAACACAAGTCCCACACCTACACCAATGGATTCGACGCGGGAGACATTCAGGACTGCCTGGAGTTTGCTGATGAGGACAACTCGTCTCACACCTGGCTCAACCAAGACAAAACCAAAGGGCGGAGCTCTGGAAGCCCTTTGTACTGCTTTCAGCAGCGCCGCTGCAAGAGGGAGAACTGCTCCTTCTACGGCAGGCCAGAGACAGACAACTACTGCTCCTACTGCtacagagaggagctgaagcgcagggagagagagagcaaagtgCAGAGGCCTGCATAG
- the otud7a gene encoding OTU domain-containing protein 7A isoform X3, which translates to MTLDMDAVLSDFVRSTGAEPGLARDLLEGKNWDLSAALNDYEELRQVHTANLPQVFNEGRYYKQPEARDTPTHVSKIDRPCAQKQEDNAQEKRLSRGISHASSAIVSLARLQVANECTSEQFPLEMPIYTFQLPDLSVYSEDFRSFIERDLIEQSTMMALEQAGRLNWWSTMCTSCKKLLPLATTGDGNCLLHAASLGMWGFHDRDLMLRKSLYTMMKSGAERDALKRRWRWQQTQQNKESGLVYTEEEWEREWNELLKLASSEPRTHLSKNGNTSGGVDNSEDPVYESLEEFHVFVLAHVLRRPIVVVADTMLRDSGGEAFAPIPFGGLYLPLEVPPSRCHCSPLVLAYDQAHFSALVSMEQRDQQREQAVIPLTDSEHKLLALHFAVDPGRDWEWGRDDNDNTKLANLILSLEAKLNLLHNYMNVTWIRIPSETRAPLAQPESPTASAGEDVQSLAESMDSDRESVGSNSNVNSSKPSKEKDKDKQRKDKDKSRADSVANKLGSFSKTLGIKLKKNMGGLGGLVHGKMNKSNSGSGRSGENGGEKAKKKESKATKGSKEESGQSASSTSSEKATSPSPTDRDRPSSSSPTERQDSAGRVSGDKTLENWKYSTDVKLSLNILRAAMQGERKFIFAGLLLTSHRHQFHEEMISYYLTNAQERFSQEQEQKRKEAEKKPPAASEVAAKKPEHESVFQRERSDSSPPESCSPVLPHHTHTYNHNSQPPLGLKMQGRNSPTPAAPLVSVPVPPLTPPTASHHVSHPAPAPAPYSSPSIGAKRPGPVPVSAHYSHTPPIQRHSVIHLQDVNMQSSIFQDDPYKPMVGTLKTCATYPQQNRTLSSQSYSPARLSGVRTVNTIETLSYNMPGEHKSHTYTNGFDAGDIQDCLEFADEDNSSHTWLNQDKTKGRSSGSPLYCFQQRRCKRENCSFYGRPETDNYCSYCYREELKRRERESKVQRPA; encoded by the exons ATGACTCTGGACATGGACGCGGTCCTGTCAGACTTTGTTCGGTCCACGGGGGCAGAACCAGGTCTGGCAAGAGACCTGCTGGAAG GTAAAAACTGGGACCTCAGTGCTGCTCTAAATGATTACGAGGAGCTCAGGCAGGTCCACACTGCCAACCTGCCGCAGGTCTTCAACGAGGGCCGCTACTACAAGCAGCCAGAGGCACGTGACACGCCCACCCATGTCAGCAAGATCGACAGGCCGTGCGCACAGAAGCAGGAGGACAATGCACAAG AGAAGCGTCTGTCCCGCGGGATCTCCCACGCCAGCTCTGCTATCGTCTCTCTGGCGCGGCTGCAGGTGGCCAACGAGTGTACCAGCGAGCAGTTCCCTCTTGAGATGCCCATCTACACATTCCAGCTGCCGGACCTCAGCGTGTACAGCGAGGATTTCAGGAGCTTCATAGAGAGAGACCTGATAGAGCAGTCCACCATGATGGCTCTGGAGCAGGCTG GTCGTCTGAACTGGTGGTCCACCATGTGCACCAGCTGTAAGAAGCTGCTTCCTCTGGCCACCACAGGGGACGGGAACTGCCTCCTGCATGCTGCCTCTTTAG GGATGTGGGGCTTCCATGACCGAGACCTGATGCTGAGGAAATCCCTGTATACCATGATGAAGAGCGGAGCGGAGAGAGACGCTctgaagaggaggtggaggtggcagCAGACCCAACAGAACAAGGAG tcaGGGTTGGTGTACActgaggaggagtgggagagagagtggAACGAGCTGCTGAAGTTGGCCTCCAGTGAGCCTCGCACTCACCTCAGCAAAAACGGCAACACCAGCGGAGG GGTGGATAACTCCGAGGATCCGGTCTATGAGAGTCTAGAGGAgttccatgtgtttgtgctggctCATGTGTTGCGCAGGCCAATTGTAGTGGTGGCTGACACGATGCTCAGAGACTCAGGAGGAGAAG CATTTGCTCCAATCCCGTTTGGTGGGCTCTATCTGCCTCTGGAGGTGCCCCCGAGCCGCTGTCACTGCTCGCCCCTGGTCCTGGCCTACGATCAGGCTCACTTCTCCGCGCTGGTGTCCATGGAGCAGAGAGACCAGCAGCGAGAGCAAG CTGTTATCCCTCTGACCGACTCGGAGCACAAGCTGCTAGCGCTCCATTTTGCCGTGGACCCTGGCAGGGACTGGGAGTGGGGGAGGGACGACAACGATAATACCAAGCTAGCCAA TCTCATCTTGTCTCTGGAGGCCAAACTCAACCTGCTGCACAACTACATGAATGTAACGTGGATCCGAATTCCATCTGAAACAAgg GCTCCCTTGGCTCAGCCAGAGTCTCCCACAGCCTCTGCAGGTGAGGATGTCCAGTCTCTAGCTGAGTCCATGGACTCTGACCGCGAGTCTGTCGGCAGCAACTCGAACGTCAACAGCAGCAAGCCCAGCAAGGAgaaggacaaagacaagcagcgcaaggacaaagacaagagCAGGGCTGATTCTGTAGCCAACAAACTAGGTAGCTTCAGCAAAACCTTGGGAATCAAGTTGAAGAAGAACATGGGAGGTCTGGGCGGCCTTGTGCACggcaaaatgaacaaatctaACTCTGGCTCAGGTCGCAGTGGGGAGAATGGAGGGGAGAAGGCAAAGAAGAAGGAGTCTAAGGCAACCAAGGGAAGCAAGGAGGAGTCGGGCCAGTCAGCCAGCTCCACCTCTTCTGAGAAGGCCACTAGTCCCTCCcctacagacagagacagaccctCCAGCTCCTCCCCCACCGAGAGACAGGACAGTGCAGGGAGAGTCTCAGGGGACAAAACCCTGGAGAACTGGAAATACAGCACCGATGTCAAGCTCAGCCTCAACATCCTCCGGGCTGCCATGCAGGGGGAACGCAAGTTCATTTTCGCAGGCCTCTTGCTCACCAGCCATCGGCACCAGTTCCACGAGGAGATGATCAGCTACTACCTGACCAACGCCCAGGAGCGCTTCAGccaggagcaggagcagaagaggaaggaggcCGAGAAGAAGCCCCCCGCCGCCAGCGAGGTGGCCGCGAAGAAGCCCGAGCATGAGAGTGTCTTCCAGAGGGAGAGATCGGACAGCTCGCCTCCGGAGAGCTGCTCTCCCGTCCTGCCCCATCACACCCACACCTACAACCACAACTCGCAACCCCCGCTGGGTCTCAAGATGCAGGGCAGGAACAGTCCCACTCCCGCAGCCCCTCTTGTCTCTGTCCCAGTCCCTCCTCTCACCCCGCCTACAGCCTCCCACCACGTCTCCCACCCAGCCCCAGCCCCTGCGCCTTACTCTTCCCCCAGTATTGGTGCTAAGAGACCTGGGCCCGTTCCTGTGTCCGCCCACTACAGCCATACACCGCCCATCCAGAGGCACAGCGTGATCCACTTACAAGATGTCAACATGCAATCCTCCATCTTCCAAGATGACCCCTATAAGCCCATGGTGGGCACCCTAAAGACATGCGCCACCTACCCCCAGCAGAACCGCACACTCTCATCCCAGAGTTACAGCCCCGCTCGCCTGTCAGGGGTCCGCACTGTTAACACCATAGAGACCCTCTCCTACAACATGCCCGGCGAACACAAGTCCCACACCTACACCAATGGATTCGACGCGGGAGACATTCAGGACTGCCTGGAGTTTGCTGATGAGGACAACTCGTCTCACACCTGGCTCAACCAAGACAAAACCAAAGGGCGGAGCTCTGGAAGCCCTTTGTACTGCTTTCAGCAGCGCCGCTGCAAGAGGGAGAACTGCTCCTTCTACGGCAGGCCAGAGACAGACAACTACTGCTCCTACTGCtacagagaggagctgaagcgcagggagagagagagcaaagtgCAGAGGCCTGCATAG